One segment of Brassica napus cultivar Da-Ae chromosome C3, Da-Ae, whole genome shotgun sequence DNA contains the following:
- the LOC125583178 gene encoding uncharacterized protein LOC125583178 yields the protein MSSFIPSDYKALDLSGDNYLDWAINTSAVLKSRGLGKCMKYGNDTLACERHRAIMIMRHHLCEDLRDEFGYVNDPHNLWSFLNSRFCEPLLHESKKKWEALMFQDYESVDNYHSDLMRITYSLRLCGELVTNEVLLNKTRDTFHSEEVLLSHQAKGFTTYYDMFSYLLDIEQKKQKRMDNIRRFNDIMEIYYEVLDSEMKIPEANKATFDKKRSEEDSEWTLMDHEVGLYIE from the coding sequence atgtcgagttTCATACCCTCAGATTATAAAGCTCttgatctctctggagataattatcttgATTGGGCTATAAACACTTCAGCCGTcttgaagtctagaggacttgGGAAGTGCATGAAGTATGGCAATGACACCCTTGCGTGTGAAAGACACAGAGCCATAATGATTATGCGACACCATCTCTGTGAGGACCTAAGAGACGAGTTTGGATATGTTAATGATCCTCATAATCTCTGGTCATTTTTGAATTCTAGATTCTGTGAGCCATTGTTGCacgaatccaagaaaaaatggGAAGCTCTAATGTTCCAGGATTATGAATCCGTGGACAATTATCACTCTGATCTTATGAGAATCACCTATAGTCTTAGACTATGTGGTGAATTGGTAACAAACGAGGTTTTGTTAAACAAAACTCGTGACACATTCCATTCAGAGGAAGTGTTGTTATCACATCAGGCCaaaggtttcaccacctatTATGACATGTTctcatatttattagacattgagCAAAAGAAGCAGAAAAGGATGGATAACATCAGACGGTTTAATGACATCATGGAGATATATTATGAAGTACTAGACAGTGAGATGAAAATCCCTGAAGCTAATAAAGCCACATTTGATAAGAAGAGATCTGAGGAGGATTCCGAGTGGACACTTATGGACCATGAGGTCGGattatacattgaataa